From a region of the uncultured Desulfatiglans sp. genome:
- a CDS encoding hypothetical protein (Evidence 5 : Unknown function), which translates to MPGLPGRGVRALSCRLPEIVGRFDWLPRQFERFKQRTGGFAGVARVSAHRHGWLGFG; encoded by the coding sequence GTGCCCGGCCTTCCCGGGCGAGGAGTCCGGGCGCTGTCTTGTCGACTGCCGGAAATCGTGGGGAGATTCGACTGGCTGCCTCGGCAATTCGAGCGCTTCAAACAGAGAACCGGCGGGTTTGCAGGGGTTGCACGCGTTTCCGCGCACCGGCACGGCTGGCTCGGGTTCGGGTAG
- a CDS encoding hypothetical protein (Evidence 5 : Unknown function) produces the protein MADDKDSREKPPLDFSFDNNHTAYSNLDAADPDAGSDILELTDVVERGPGYEEAEAITLSNLDAASRQERALESEESEEIPGYYSKGMGEGPRLSGFEGGGANEDIYVLQPESTPAKARAEGHPPDHPVAISEDRVEEIIRRVVGETVERVARETLTTVAEKLIREAIDSLKESLQSEQD, from the coding sequence ATGGCTGATGACAAAGATTCCCGAGAAAAGCCCCCGCTTGATTTTTCATTCGATAACAATCACACCGCCTATTCCAATCTGGATGCCGCGGATCCCGACGCCGGTTCAGACATCCTCGAACTGACAGACGTGGTGGAACGAGGACCCGGTTACGAAGAAGCTGAGGCTATCACTCTGTCCAACCTGGACGCCGCTTCGAGGCAGGAAAGGGCGCTTGAATCCGAGGAGTCGGAAGAGATTCCGGGGTACTACTCCAAGGGCATGGGCGAAGGCCCGCGTTTAAGCGGATTCGAAGGCGGCGGAGCGAACGAGGACATCTATGTACTGCAGCCGGAGAGCACCCCGGCCAAGGCTCGAGCGGAAGGACACCCCCCGGATCATCCTGTGGCCATTTCGGAGGATCGGGTCGAGGAGATCATCCGGCGGGTCGTTGGAGAAACCGTTGAACGTGTTGCAAGGGAAACACTGACAACGGTTGCAGAAAAACTGATACGCGAGGCCATCGACTCCCTGAAGGAAAGTCTTCAGTCCGAGCAGGATTGA
- a CDS encoding hypothetical protein (Evidence 5 : Unknown function), translating to MFFLANLGVNPRVCLCGDLQVASAQRLDFLDIGQTGSRREAVGLSTRCV from the coding sequence ATGTTCTTTTTGGCCAATCTCGGCGTCAATCCGCGCGTTTGCTTGTGTGGCGATCTACAGGTCGCCTCCGCGCAAAGACTTGATTTCCTTGATATTGGCCAAACCGGGAGCCGCCGCGAAGCGGTGGGACTGAGCACCCGATGCGTGTGA
- the valS gene encoding Valine--tRNA ligase: MERETLPKSYEPGDVEKRWYSHWEDNGLFRAAATSDAPPYCIVIPPPNVTGTLHMGHALNNTLQDILCRFKRMRGYNVLWQPGTDHAGIATQNVVEKALAAEGKDRHTVGRDAFIDLVWEWRKKYGGLIINQLKRLGCCCDWSRERFTMDEGLSKAVREVFVQLYDEGLIYRGDYIINWCPRCHTALADLEVEHEELDSHLYYIRYPVEGRDSHLVVATTRPETMLGDTAVAVNPEDERYSRFSGLHVILPLLNKPIPIIFDAYVDKEFGTGALKITPAHDPNDFEIGRRFGLEQIKVIDENGRMNDLAGVYRGLDRFECRRKVLADLEAQGLLEKIEPYRHAVGHCYRCKTMIEPLLSKQWFVRVAPLAAKALEAVKQGETRIYPSNWEAVYEEWMTNIKDWCVSRQIWWGHRIPAWTCEDCGEVQVAKEAPTSCMACGSTRLTQETDVLDTWFSSALWPFSTLGWPDQTPELKTFYPTSALVTGFDILFFWVARMMMMGIHFMGRVPFRDVYIHALVRDAEGKKMSKSKGNVIDPLVVMDEFGTDAFRFTLAALAAQGRDIKLSEERILGYRHFVNKIWNAARLVLMNLDDPPVTEAPRDLTLADRWIFTRLGQVSEGMAAAIDDYKFNEAAMLAYQFVWHEFCDWYLEMAKQGFYSDDPAVKESAQAAAQQVLAASLKLLHPFMPFVTEEIWQRLPGTRQSIMTAPFPKAGDYPEDAQAIREMDLLMGVITGIRNIRGEMNIAPSKTVSVVIDLARAEDEELLRRDLKHVHTLARVDGITLGTGLDKPEASATAVFQQNQVHVLLRGLLDFEEEKKRISKAMQKLQKDMQTAERKLGNPGFLDKAPAEVVQEVREKLAAQQAEFEKLQQNLHFFEEIRS, encoded by the coding sequence ATGGAACGTGAAACCCTGCCGAAAAGCTACGAACCGGGTGACGTGGAAAAACGGTGGTATAGCCACTGGGAAGACAACGGGCTTTTCCGCGCCGCCGCCACCTCGGATGCCCCTCCCTACTGCATCGTCATCCCCCCGCCGAACGTCACGGGGACCTTGCACATGGGACACGCCCTCAACAACACCCTGCAGGACATTCTCTGCCGCTTCAAGCGGATGCGGGGCTATAACGTCCTGTGGCAGCCCGGTACGGACCACGCCGGCATCGCCACTCAGAACGTCGTGGAAAAGGCCTTGGCCGCCGAGGGCAAGGATCGGCATACGGTCGGCAGGGACGCGTTCATCGACCTCGTATGGGAATGGCGCAAGAAATACGGCGGGCTCATCATCAATCAACTGAAGCGCCTCGGATGCTGCTGCGACTGGAGCCGGGAGCGTTTCACGATGGATGAAGGGCTTTCGAAGGCCGTCCGGGAGGTCTTCGTTCAACTCTACGATGAAGGTCTGATCTATCGCGGCGACTATATCATCAACTGGTGCCCGCGCTGCCACACCGCTTTGGCGGATCTCGAGGTCGAACACGAAGAGCTGGACAGCCACCTGTACTACATCCGCTACCCCGTCGAAGGCCGGGACAGCCATCTCGTCGTAGCCACCACGCGGCCGGAGACCATGCTCGGGGACACGGCGGTGGCCGTGAATCCTGAGGACGAGCGCTACAGCCGGTTTTCCGGGCTGCATGTCATCCTGCCCCTGCTCAACAAACCGATCCCCATCATCTTCGATGCCTATGTCGACAAGGAGTTCGGGACCGGGGCCCTCAAGATCACACCCGCCCACGATCCGAACGACTTCGAGATCGGCCGCAGGTTCGGCCTCGAGCAGATCAAGGTCATCGACGAGAACGGCCGGATGAACGATCTTGCAGGGGTGTACCGGGGCCTCGACCGCTTCGAATGCCGCAGAAAGGTCCTGGCCGACCTGGAGGCGCAGGGCCTCCTGGAGAAGATCGAGCCCTATCGCCACGCCGTCGGGCATTGCTATCGCTGCAAGACCATGATCGAGCCCCTGCTGTCGAAGCAGTGGTTCGTGCGGGTCGCGCCGCTCGCCGCAAAGGCCCTGGAGGCGGTCAAGCAGGGGGAGACCCGCATCTACCCCTCCAACTGGGAGGCCGTTTACGAAGAGTGGATGACCAATATCAAAGACTGGTGCGTCTCCCGCCAAATCTGGTGGGGGCACCGCATACCGGCCTGGACCTGTGAAGACTGCGGGGAGGTCCAGGTGGCCAAGGAGGCGCCGACCTCCTGCATGGCCTGCGGATCGACGCGGTTGACCCAGGAGACCGACGTCCTCGACACCTGGTTCAGCTCAGCCCTCTGGCCCTTCTCCACCCTGGGCTGGCCCGACCAAACCCCGGAGCTCAAGACCTTTTACCCCACGTCAGCCCTCGTGACCGGCTTTGACATCCTCTTTTTCTGGGTCGCCCGGATGATGATGATGGGCATCCATTTCATGGGACGGGTCCCCTTCCGGGACGTCTACATCCACGCCCTGGTCAGGGATGCTGAGGGTAAAAAGATGAGCAAGTCCAAAGGAAATGTCATTGATCCCCTTGTAGTTATGGATGAGTTCGGCACGGACGCATTCCGATTTACACTGGCCGCCCTTGCGGCCCAGGGGCGCGACATCAAGCTCTCGGAGGAGCGCATCCTCGGCTACCGTCACTTTGTGAACAAGATCTGGAATGCCGCGCGCCTCGTGCTGATGAACCTGGACGACCCTCCCGTGACGGAGGCGCCCCGGGACCTCACGCTCGCCGACCGGTGGATCTTCACCCGTCTCGGGCAGGTAAGCGAAGGCATGGCCGCAGCCATCGACGATTACAAGTTCAACGAGGCGGCGATGCTCGCCTACCAGTTCGTCTGGCACGAATTCTGCGATTGGTACCTCGAGATGGCCAAGCAGGGCTTCTACAGCGACGACCCCGCGGTCAAGGAATCGGCCCAGGCGGCTGCACAGCAGGTGCTCGCTGCGTCCCTCAAGCTGCTCCATCCCTTCATGCCCTTCGTGACCGAAGAGATCTGGCAGCGTCTGCCCGGCACCCGGCAAAGCATCATGACGGCGCCTTTCCCCAAGGCGGGGGACTACCCCGAGGATGCCCAGGCGATCCGCGAAATGGACCTTCTGATGGGGGTGATCACCGGCATCCGCAATATCCGCGGCGAGATGAACATCGCACCCTCCAAAACGGTCAGCGTGGTGATCGACCTCGCCCGGGCCGAAGACGAAGAGCTTCTGCGGCGGGACCTCAAACACGTCCACACGCTCGCCAGGGTCGACGGGATCACCCTCGGAACCGGCCTTGACAAGCCCGAAGCCTCTGCGACCGCGGTATTCCAGCAGAACCAGGTGCATGTCCTCCTGCGCGGACTGCTCGATTTCGAGGAGGAGAAAAAGCGCATCAGCAAGGCCATGCAGAAATTGCAGAAAGACATGCAGACCGCCGAACGGAAGCTCGGCAATCCTGGCTTTCTGGACAAGGCCCCGGCCGAGGTCGTACAGGAGGTGCGTGAAAAACTGGCGGCTCAGCAGGCCGAGTTCGAAAAGCTGCAGCAGAACCTCCACTTCTTCGAGGAGATCCGTTCCTGA